A DNA window from Gorilla gorilla gorilla isolate KB3781 chromosome 6, NHGRI_mGorGor1-v2.1_pri, whole genome shotgun sequence contains the following coding sequences:
- the CASTOR2 gene encoding cytosolic arginine sensor for mTORC1 subunit 2 isoform X2: MKNRCKFFSLTETPEDYTIIVDEEGFLELPSSEHLSVADATWLALNVVSGGGSFSSSQPIGVTKIAKSVIAPLADQNISVFMLSTYQTDFILVRERDLPFVTHTLSSEFTILRVVNGETVAAENLGITNGFVKPKLVQRPVIHPLSSPSNRFCVTSLDPDTLPAVATLLMDVMFYSNGVKDPMATGDDCGHIRFFSFSLIEGYISLVMDVQTQQRFPSNLLFTSASGELWKMVRIGGQPLGFDECGIVAQISEPLAAADIPAYYISTFKFDHALVPEENINGVISALKVSQAEKH; the protein is encoded by the exons AGCTGCCCTCCTCGGAGCACCTGAGTGTGGCAGATGCCACCTGGCTGGCCCTGAACGTAGTGTCCGGTGGTGGCAGCTTCTCCAGCTCCCAGCCCATCGGCGTGACCAAGATCGCCAAGTCAGTCATCGCCCCACTGGCTGACCAGaacatatccgtgttcatgctGTCCACGTATCAGACAGACTTCATCCTG GTGCGCGAGCGGGACCTGCCCTTTGTCACCCACACGTTGTCATCAGAGTTCACCATCCTGCGGGTCGTCAATGGCGAGACCGTGGCAGCCGAGAACCTCGGCATCACCAATGGCTTCGTGAAGCCCAAGCTGG TCCAGAGGCCAGTCATCCACCCACTGTCCAGCCCGAGCAACAGGTTCTGTGTCACCAGCCTGGACCCTGACACGCTGCCTGCTGTTGCCACACTCCTCATGGATGTCATGTTCTACTCCAATGG AGTGAAGGACCCCATGGCCACTGGGGATGACTGCGGCCACATCcgcttcttctccttctccctcatcGAGGGCTACATCTCCCTGGTGATGGACGTGCAGACGCAGCAGAG GTTTCCTAGTAACTTGCTGTTCACAAGCGCATCCGGAGAGCTCTGGAAGATGGTCCGGATTGGAGGACAGCCCCTGGGGTTTG ATGAGTGTGGCATCGTGGCCCAGATCTCAGAGCCCTTGGCTGCTGCAGACATCCCAGCCTACTACATCAGTACTTTCAAGTTTGATCATGCACTT GTCCCCGAAGAGAACATCAATGGTGTCATCAGTGCCCTGAAGGTCAGCCAAGCAGAGAAGCACTAG